A genome region from Microplitis demolitor isolate Queensland-Clemson2020A chromosome 1, iyMicDemo2.1a, whole genome shotgun sequence includes the following:
- the LOC103579934 gene encoding uncharacterized protein LOC103579934: protein MAAEAQIALQMQRIDTMRNMSNRLTDAVLATQGAAAIDAELAILTELWNRFNSTHERLYEDVPEIITNEYHTGNAYETANVAYTSLRVRLSAARPAPEPAHEVQPANHDQTAYFGGVHKSNLPQIKLPTFQGSYDEWDSFKDLFTSLVINEDSLTGSQKMHYLKTQVKGEAAALLANLQITDDAFQPAWELLNTRYTNPRRLLDMHIDDLLDRQPLTSHSAADLDALLLANKKSLDAIAALGIPIGELDPFLIRLTVRCLPSDLRVEWMASLGLSNEFPTYQQLHDMLKAKVRAWENSEIGAKITSTQVKSTSERPLSPKSYAKSAATTKQVKFGSSKSATPARSTPSTSTGSASYVAFTPKERTSEPGMCPICREKHFVLFCPSYQKASPLNRRTIVQHYRLCFNCLGRHRYADCRTKQKCRHCDQPHHTSTHLDDGAAAKPAQDAPVADPAHSLNVLLATAIVKLNLLTGSTCTARVLIDQGSELSFVTHSLIKKLDIQLSKAAVPLRGIGNVSAGHSLGSCKMTLHSLHNNASITIQAHVLALLTVNLPSFTLTKKKKWPHITGLQLADPDFLTSRPIDIILGAAPAAHIINAKIRKGSENDPIAQSTSLGWIIYGSVDTATSKLTAHGHHVAVDDQLQDLLTKFWYQEEPQTEFATRYTEEEEECEQHFVNTHDRQSDGRYVVRLPLKSSPSQLGDSLRAAQYALLRLRKRLEADPVYKKLYFDFLKEYEDLGHMKRLKLKELPPNSYLLPHHGVLKEQSTTTKLRVVFNGSWKTTSGVSVNEILHVGPKIQVDISDVLIRIRCHRYLFATDVTKMFRQIAVDKEDHHLQCILWFDEDDIPIVFALATVTYGTTSAPYLAGRALLQLAEDEGKKFPKAVEPLTNTRYVDDIYGGADELAEAIQVALDTKNMCATGCFPLAKWASNSTELLSQVAPSETQEDTPRELGDTTVKVLGLTWNSTQDKFQFGYSLLEASPTTKRTILSEIARLFDPLGFLAPIIVRAKMFMQKLWLQNFDWDATLSPSLLQEWNLFRDELHQISKIQIPRWNHVKNGVSIELHGFSDASQLAMAAVVYLKVTDATGSSNISLVCAKTQVAPLKPITIPRMELNAAVLLAQLILYVKKVLKLENVPVFMWTDSAVSLTWIRNNPARWKVYIRNRVTKIQESLPSVNWDFVPGKLNPADCASRGLTAAKLEQHSLWWTGPKWLSQSKDNWPSFDIPTQTVSHLEERPGLVFTIFKADSHPLYTLLEKFSKLSPLLRTLGICLRAIAKFKKVPQSTLDTPLSTVDLELAKTLLIKYTQSQYYSQELKLLKDGDSLHRSHHLAKLIPYVDYNGVLRVGGRLKNSLLDDEQKNPAILPRSSRLSTLLIDHSHRRTYHGGTQLTLADLRRSVWIEGGRVPVRSHILRCVVCTRHRGVRAQQLMGQLPSARVRPSKAFLHTGIDYAGPVTLKTFQGRGAKTYKGWIAVFVCLATSAIHIEIVTDYSTDAFVAAFRRFTSRRGACSILYSDCGTNFVGADATLKKEFAAGSRQLKELQYLLATDGTDWKFNPPSAPHFGGKWEAAVKSIKFHLIRTIGESLLTYDQLATVLTQIEAVLNSRPIAPLSEDPADLTALTPGHFLIGEPLIAVPGPSLLENNSATLSRWQQLQQMFQRFWSRWSSEYLQRHQSISKWHNPQNNIKVGSLVLLTDERFPPSKWPLARVLALHPGRDGLTRVVTLKTATTELVRPIAKLCVLPVHSPEDNPVDTVASAGENVQVGFSVQLELGDVHGQPGYCLSMHVIWQMNEQRLQKEREETKETKRDKDREK from the exons ATGGCCGCCGAAGCTCAAATTGCTCTTCAAATGCAACGCATCGACACGATGCGCAATATGTCCAACCGCTTGACTGACGCTGTACTCGCTACCCAAGGTGCTGCCGCCATTGACGCTGAACTCGCTATCCTGACGGAGTTGTGGAACCGCTTCAATTCGACTCACGAGAGGCTATACGAAGACGTACCTGAGATCATTACCAACGAATATCATACAGGTAACGCTTATGAAACCGCTAACGTTGCTTATACCTCTCTTAGAGTGAGACTCAGCGCTGCTAGACCCGCTCCAGAACCTGCTCATGAAGTTCAGCCCGCTAATCACGATCAGACCGCTTACTTTGGTGGAGTGCATAAATCTAACCTGCCACAAATCAAGCTGCCAACTTTCCAAGGGTCGTATGACGAGTGGGACTCGTTCAAGGACTTGTTCACGTCTCTCGTCATTAATGAAGATTCGCTAACTGGGTCTCAGAAGATGCATTACCTGAAGACGCAGGTAAAAGGTGAGGCCGCTGCATTACTCGCTAATCTCCAGATCACAGATGACGCTTTCCAACCCGCTTGGGAGTTGCTGAATACTCGCTACACAAATCCACGTCGATTGctcgatatgcatatcgatGATTTGCTGGATCGCCAACCGCTAACTTCACACTCTGCTGCTGATTTGGACGCACTGTTACTCGCTAACAAAAAATCGCTGGACGCTATCGCTGCATTGGGAATTCCAATTGGTGAGTTGGACCCCTTTTTAATTCGTTTGACTGTTCGCTGCTTGCCTTCAGATCTGAGGGTGGAATGGATGGCTTCGCTTGGGTTATCCAATGAGTTTCCCACTTACCAACAGCTGCACGATATGCTCAAGGCCAAGGTTCGTGCGTGGGAAAACTCAGAGATTGGCGCTAAAATAACCTCAACGCAAGTTAAGAGTACCAGTGAGAGACCACTATCACCAAAGTCTTACGCTAAGTCAGCCGCTACAACCAAACAAGTTAAGTTTGGGAGCAGTAAATCCGCTACTCCTGCTAGATCAACGCCATCTACATCCACCGGTTCCGCTAGCTACGTCGCTTTCACTCCCAAGGAGCGTACGAGTGAACCGGGCATGTGCCCAATCTGCAGGGAGAAGCACTTCGTTCTATTTTGCCCCAGCTACCAGAAGGCGTCGCCACTGAACCGAAGGACGATTGTTCAGCATTACCGCTTATGCTTTAACTGTTTGGGACGCCATCGCTACGCTGACTGCAGGACTAAGCAGAAGTGCCGCCATTGTGATCAGCCACATCACACGTCGACTCATCTTGACGATGGTGCTGCCGCTAAACCAGCACAGGACGCTCCTGTAGCTGACCCAG ctcattcgctcaatgttttactcgctaccgctattgttaagttgaatttgctaacaggaagtacatgtacagcccgtgtacttattgatcaaggatcggagttatcctttgtgacgcattcgctaatcaagaagctggatattcaactcagtaaagcagctgtaccattacgtggaattggtaatgtgtcagctgggcattcgcttgggtcatgcaagatgacgctgcattcgctacacaacaacgcttctattaccatccaagctcatgtgcttgctctattgacggtaaacttaccgtcatttacgctaactaagaaaaagaaatggccgcatataactgggctacaactcgctgatccagacttcttgacatcaagacctattgacatcattctgggtgcagcaccagctgcacatataatcaacgctaaaatacgaaaaggAAGTGAAAATGACCCAATCGCTCAGTCAACATCACTTGGttggatcatatatggatctgtggacaccgctacatcaaaattgaccgctcatggtcatcatgtcgctgttgatgatcaactacaagacttgttaaccaagttttggtaccaagaagagccacagacagaattcgctacacgctatactgaagaagaagaagagtgtgaacaacactttgtcaatacacacgacagacagtctgatggtcgatatgtcgttcgcttgccgcttaaatcttcgccaagtcaactgggtgattcgctcagagctgcacaatacgctttactacgtcttcgcaaacgactggaagctgatccagtctacaagaagttgtacttcGACTTCCTGAAGGAGTATGAAGACTTGGGGCACATGAAACGTCTGAAATTAAAGGAATTACCACCGAACAGCTACCTGTTGCCTCATCATGGggttctgaaagagcagagcactaccaccaagctcagagtggtattcaatgggtcctggaaaactacatctggcgtatctgtcaacgagatacttcatgtgggcccaaagatccaagttgacatcagtgatgTACTTATTCGCATTCGGTGCCATCGCTATTTATTCGCTACTGAcgttacaaaaatgtttcgtcagattgcagttgacaaggaagatcatcatctacagtgcatactctggtttgacgaagatgacatcccaatagtatttgcactcgctactgttacttatggaacaacatcggctccatatctcgctggaagagcactcttacaactcgctgaagacgaagggaaaaaatttccgaaggcTGTCGAACCGCTAACTAATACACGctacgttgacgacatctatggaggtgcagatgaactcgctgaggcaatccaagttgctctcgacacaaaaaatatgtgcgccacaggatgttttccgcttgccaagtgggcaagtaattcaactgaattactttctcaagtcgctccaagtgaaacccaagaagatacaccaagagagcttggggatactacagtaaaagtgctcgggctaacctggaattcaacacaggataaattccagttcggATATTCGCTTCTAGAAGCATCACCAACAActaaacgcacaattttatctgaaattgctcGCTTGTTTGACCCACTGGGTTTCTTGGCACCGATTATCGTGAGAGCCAAGATGTTCATGCAGAAGCTCTGGCTGCAGAACTTTGACTgggatgctacgctatcaccgtcgcttcttcaagaatggaatttgtttcgagatgaactacatcagatctcgaagattcagatacctcgctggaatcatgttaaaaatggtgtatcaattgaattacatggattctctgacgcttcacaactcgctatggctgctgtagtttatctaaaagttactgacgctactggaagctccaatatctcgctagtgtgtgccaaaacacaagttgcaccactgaagcctataactataccaagaatggagctcaatgccgctgtcttactcgctcaactgatactctacgtcaagaaggttttgaaacttgaaaacgttccagttttcatgtggacagactccgctgtatccttaacgtggatacgaaacaacccagctagatggaaagtctacattcgcaacagagttaccaagattcaagaatcgctaccaagtgtcaactgggattttgttcctggaaaacttaacccagctgactgcgcttcaagaggtttaacagcagccaaactagaacagcattcgctatggtggacgggaccaaagtggctcagtcaatcaaaagataactggccatcttttgatatccctacgcagacggtatcacatcttgaagaacgtccaggtctggtttttaccatcttcaaggcagattcacacccgctatacacgctactagaaaaattctctaagttgtcacctttacttcgcacgcttggaatctgtcttcgtgccatcgctaaatttaaaaaagtgccacagtccacactggacacaccactctctacagttgacctggaactcgctaagactttgctgatcaagtatactcaaagtcagtactattcgCAAGAGCTGAAACTATTGAAGGATGGTGATTCTCTACACCGAAGTCATCAtctcgctaaattgattccctacgtcgactacaacggagtactcagagttggcggtcgcttgaagaattcgctgctggatgatgaacagaaaaatccagctattttaccaaggtcatcacgcttaagtacgctattgatagatcattcgCATCGAAGAACATACCATGGGGGAACTCAATTGACTCTCGctgatctacggagatctgtctggatagaaggtggtcgagttccagtcagatcacacattcttcgctgcgtcgtgtgcacgagacatagaggtgttcgcgcacaacaattaatgggacaattgccatccgctcgtgtaagaccatctaaagcattcttacacactggaatagactacgctgggccagtaacactgaagactttccaaggtcgaggtgccaaaacctataaaggatggatcgctgtgtttgtatgtctcgctacgtccgctatacatattgaaattgtcaccgattactctactgacgctttcgtcgcagcatttagaagattcactagtcgaagaggcgcctgcagtatcctatactcggactgtggtacaaattttgtaggagcagacgccacgctaaagaaagaattcgcaGCAGGATCGAGACAGCTAAAagaacttcagtatttactcgctacaGATGGCACAGACTGGAAGTTCAACCCACCAAGTGCTCCCCACTTTGGTGGCAAGTGGGAAGCAGccgtaaagtcaatcaagttccatctcatacgaactattggtgaatcgctattgacttacgaccaactcgctacagtcttaacacaaattgaggctgtgttaaattcaagaccgatCGCTCCGCTATCTGAAGATCCTGCAGATTTAACCGCTCTAACTCCTGGACATTTTCTCATCGGTGAACCACTAATCGCCGTACCTGGGCCCTCGctactggaaaataattcagctacgttgtcacgctggcaacaattacaacaaatgttccagagattttggagtagatggtcatcagagtacctgcaacgtcatcaatctatttcgaagtggcataatccgcaaaacaacatcaaagtgggttcattagtcttgttgactgatgaaagattcccaccatcaaaatggccgcttgctcgagtactcgcattacatccaggcagagatggcctgactcgagtagtcacgctgaagaccgctaccacggaacttgtacgaccaatcgctaagctgtgtgtactaccagtgcactctccagaagacaatccagtcgacacagtcgccagcgctggggagaatgttca